The Periplaneta americana isolate PAMFEO1 chromosome 16, P.americana_PAMFEO1_priV1, whole genome shotgun sequence genome segment cactaggatcgctactatcgtctcattacagacaatacgaaaaagTACCTGAAGAGTTTATTGTTTCtatcaccctcaaaactcaagcttcgttactgtatatactagattagAATGTGGTTTTAATGTATATATCCTATCTCTACAGAATTCACACAGACAGGGCTTACAAATTACCTCTGGTCTATGTGTAGGGCTAATATGCTTTATAAGGTTACccgtataaatgtaatttttcccACAGAAGTCACATTTGAAACGCCTTTAGAGCAGATGTCCCCGTCTATGTCTTTGCATACTTCCCGAATGGGAAAAAGTCTTTTCACAAACTTCATATTCAAATGCTCTCTGGCGTGAGTGTACCCGAATgtgcttttttaaatattccGACCGTGAGAATTACATTCCACAGACATCACACTTGTATGGAATTTCAGCGCTGTGTATACATGAATGCCTCTTTAAACAACTCGAGtttatgaaacacttttcacACTGATCGCATTTGAATGACCTCTCATCCGAGTGAATGCGGGAGTGATAATTAGACTTGCCACTTGTGAGAAACAACTTCCACACAGATCACTACTGGATGCAGATGGCAGtgtatctgattcagggggtAGTGGAGCGGGAATAACAGGACCATGAGGTACGGgccgaatggcagagggaatATTAAGATATACaatatctttcttgtttttagcagtatatccagctaccttaactgtacaaaaataacaatcgtctccatgatttgaaggttccctccaaatcatagggataccaaagggCAATGACTTCCTTTTTCTATTTTTCCAACTCCTCAGCTCTTTaacacaactacgacatactTTATGGGGGTGCCAGTATTTGTCCTGGTCTCCaaacttaatgccaaaatattcaaagtaagtattctttacaaaagctgcTATAGTCTGTCCCTGTTTTACTAACATATATGGCCCGCATATATAGCAAAACAATTTTgaatcatttacacaaccacgtttcgacatttttatgaaataacaCTATTATGTTGTATTCTCGCAGAAAAATGACaactcacacacttcacttttacacgacaaccaacaacacaaaagagaacttatattttttttttcaccttttAAAAGGAGATAGGTTTATTAACTcttattatctattatttaagCTTGGTAATATGTTAGACCTAACAGggtctgtaatataatatatttgtaagaactgaaggttgttactctcagctggaagaaggttttgtcaccaaacgataccatctgaaataagaTGTTGCACTGCGGTATATTATTTAAATAGGGGAATCGATAACTGATGTACTGCTATAAGTATCTAcccaattttattaatttgtttctttagtaggttattttacgacgctttatcaacatcttcggttatttagcgtctgaatgaaatgaaggtgataatgccggtgaaatgagtctggggtccagcaccgaaagttacccagcatttgctcgtattgggttgagggaaaaccccggaaaaaacctcaaccagctaacttgcccccatcgggaatcgaacccgggccacctggtttcgcggccagacgcgctgaccgtttctccacaggtatggacttaaTTGGTTGTGGAGGCTCTTAAATCTCAGGAGGAAAAATCTTTTCCAGCAGCGCAATATATTCAggactaatttacaaacatgttaaacggattattcttgcaacgaaaacagacgctccctggaccaaatagtCGTACctattttagttatgtaattacttcattgtttcatgtggtattgtatgacgttatTACTGAAAtacctatatttttgtttttattgtaacattcgacAATAACTGACCGAGTATATAACATCTCGCGCTCAAGAGAGGTGGAGTTCGGGGTTTGAGATGGCTTACAAACCACAAGTAGTACGGTACTAAAgatgttgctttgttaattattcaatatggagtattgtgcactacatagaactgttacctattaagtatacatTACCGTAGATCACACAAATACGCAATTAAGcatgaaaaatatgttatgttactgaataattaatacttaatatgtgccgcgtgtatatttgtaaaattattccatctccagctttcattctttcataaaaaacgcAAAGCAAATCAGACATCAATTTCAGTATGgtacctccaaatagcattaaatttaactgcaataCATACAGCTAATTATTAGTGTCAATATTATATAAAGTTTTATGTGCGTAAGGTTCTGTTTAGTCGTACCTTATATGCATTTTTTGTggcctgtcctcgattcactcatgagcttctgtaatgacataaagcctacgCACATCTACAGGAAATACAcattccaatgatgaaataattatttaaatatattaaatagtttcttgagattgcctcatgcaaacacacaaacattctctctttataataaaataatatgtagtatattataaacacatataatataatatctgtatattaatccgattgttgtccaaggattCCAAGGCCGcccttaaataaatgcagtcatttgttttatctcaATTACTGCTATATTGGTGGCTAATCTGACGTGgccaaaatataaaaaacattgttattttaaaactgaaatatcTCTCCATATGGTATTGCAGATTCCCgcacggaaatattatgtacttcatTACATCACAGTGATATCAGTCCTATCagaattttgcatggaataaaacttacagGAAGTCATTATtaaggaaacttttgttatgtaacatttctcaTTAAAAtgaataagcgagatatttcgatttatttaattcaggcccccttataaccgcccctctaaataaagtattttgagtaatatataacctataaaatctaagctacaacaaACTTCATTTGTATTCCAATTTCCATATAAATCGATTCAACctttatcgcgtgaaaatgtaacaaacatcgagacagacagacatacaaagaaaaatatcaAAAAAGCGATTGTCGGTTTCAggatggataattatacatgttaacaccaattatttttggaaaatccaaaattagcagaaaaattttGGATACAAATTTATTAGCATAGATGAACGCTTATCTAttgcatttatataaaaaaaaaatattgctcaAAACTTGTTTGAGCACTGTACACAATTCCGCGGAAACagataatgtaaaattaaaactaaCACTTATTGCAAGCGCCttaatatcaaacaaaatatatagccaatgttataaatatttattttgttacaacaTTTGGCAATGAACACCGTATTTTAGGATTTTACAAttgttttacaattcaaaattacaaaTGTCAGACATTGTCCTAGAAtatgaaggggtgggaatgagaTAGTCCCAAGTCACACCTTTAATAAAATGATATTCTGTGTGAATTCATTTCTTAAACGTGTGGAGAAACTAccagtaaaatattgtgaaaattactcaacaaatgacgtagcTATACGCAGGAGAAATAATGACACCGCAACTAATAGTATTGGTCTGTTAAACATTTAATACTCGTTCTTGTAAAATGCCAGTGTgaattaggactatatcattctcaccccttcacatataatttgaaaaaaatatgttatcaATCTTCTTCAGCTATCCTGTTTCGAAGAATAAGTTCCGATGTATCCTTGCATGTGTGCATAAATTTTCCTCTCTccaaatgtaatttatatataaaatacaaattatctGTAGCCTCAGTGTAGGCGTATATGCCTCATTAGGTTAGCTTTGAGTGTGAAAAATTTTCCACATTAATCACACTTCAAAGTCCTTTCGTCTGTGTGAAGGAAAGAATGTGCTTTCAGATGTGAAGATTTGGAGAAACGATTTCCGCATTCATCGCATTTAAATGGTTTCTCATTTGTGTGTACGGGAAAGATCATACAGATTACGCGATATTGAAAAAGACATTGCGCTGATATCACATGTGTATGGTTTTTCTATCATGTGAATCGTGAATGAATCTTAAAAAACGCCACCTCTgcgaaacatttttcacattgatcacatttgaATGGCATCTCCCCTTTGTGGATGGAACAGTGATATTTTAGGGTTGCGGATTCTGAGAAAGACTTTCCACACATGTGACACTTCAACGTCCTCTACCTTGTATGTATGCGGGAATGAATTTTTAGAATCCGTGtttctgagaaacactttccacaaacattgcatttgaatggcttctcccCTGTGTGAACGTGGGAGTGATATTTTAGGTTTCCGTAATCTTTGTAAGATTTTCCACACGTGTTACATTTGAAGGGTCTCTCCCCTGAATGTGTGCGGGAGTGATATTTCAGGTTTCCGTAATCCTTGTAAGATTTTCCACACGTGTTACATTTGAAGGGTCTCTCCCCTGAATGTGTGCGGGAGTGATATTTTAGGGTTGCGGAATGTTTGAAAGATTTCCCACACatgtcgcatttgaatggcttctcccCTGTATGTATGCGAGAGTGAATTTTTAGATTCCATCTtactgagaaacactttccacagacatcACATTTGAATGCCGTCTCACCTGTGTGATTTCGAGATTGATTTTTAAGACTTGTCAATTGTGAGGATTTTCCACACGGGTCGCATTTTAAAGGTTTCTTCCCTGTGTGTATGCGGGAATGACTTTTTAAATGTCCCGAacttgagaaacactttccacagataTTGCATTTCAGTGAATTTATCAATGAATGAGTCTGTAAATGACGTTTCAGAGATTGAGCCGTTGCAAAAACCTCATTACAGATGTTACACTTATTAGACTCATGGCTTAACTTACAAGCAATTGAACTGTCAAGGTTGTTGCTGCAACACTGTGTTAATTCGTCTTCATTACGAGAAATTACGTCGCATTCTGATGATCGACTCTTTTTAACATTACTGGCATTgctgaaatgaaaatttaacacTCTAAACAACTGGTAAACTCAAAATAAATGGGCGTTCATATAAAGACAGAGAAATCGAATCAATCGTAATTGAATGCTAAGTATTAATAGTAcatcatgcaacgagcctataatggtagtaattaagacgcaagtatgtttgtttatgaaacgagcgcaagcgagtttcatagttttcatacgagcgtcttaattaccattatagttaagtttcttacgactttttatgctcgaccatatttctaacttaaaattattcaaaatcaggtcttcttatggttatgtgcgaactgacctgtattgtgagatgtgcgcagaggcgaaagtattgattttttccgaggccgaatgtcattgaccttggcacagaataagatcaACATTTGTCtgatacaaattggaaatttgttttagaattgaaaaacgagaagacaaattgaatttatttgaatattatttacaattaccgctaattattatagtaacagaacacaacgttctgcgacagtattggatttccagcctccgtgacttttcgctaattgtctttcgattgcatatccgagaataatcgatacttgcggttgtataacggtacaaagctgacttgtcattggctgaacacctgtactttaatgaataggtgtaatttaatgacatgtattaaaggactgctgccaggtgtataattactacatttcggcacggtcgagcataaaactatATTTCTGATTTTGACTCTTTGCTATATAGAATGAAATATAGAATTGGAATGATCCATAGAGCCGATGATCATCGCCTGCAACTCTGTTTGCGGTTGAGAATAGTAAGATTTACAACACTACAGTTGCTGTAAAATGGAATATAGTTGCACTTGAATGTAAcacatggtggaagaatactggtgTGGCGGATCGTTGACACAAATGCGTCGGGTCTGCgcatgtgacgtcacactggGAGGTCAGAGCTCGGAATCAAGCACAGCAGTCGCTTTAAACTTAATTATGGTGACAAAAATTGCGCGAATTTTTTAAATCTAAGTgaaagaaatatgcaatagaATGCTGGGCTGTGTTATGTATGGCTACAACAGCCACTCGAAGAAAACGAAATGAACCAACATAAGATACTACGGATTTCCGAAGGACAAAGATCTCGTGGATGACTGTCGAAGGGCGGACAAGTTCAATTTATAAGACGCTaaattacgatttttaaaacaagaatgtttgttctgacattacaataacttcataaaagtaaAATACCTGTAAAAAAGTCTTTCTCATGgcagtagaaacatttgaatgtatgcatttacaaatacattaaatattattgatgtggaaataataataataataataataataataatgaagttattattattattaccattacaattaatattaatattattattactactatcattaccattattattattattattattattattatgaagttattattattaccactacaattattattaatattattattactaataccattattattattattattattattattattattatagaaatgcatatagagtgttagttgggaggccggagggaaaaagacctttggggaggccgagacttagatgggaggataatatcaaaatggatttgatagtacacactggattaatcttgctcaggatagggaccaatggcggggttacatttacattaatatcactatttttattgacgcttattattttcctatttttatttattatttctgggtccataagtttttcaaaatttatgtttGTTATGCAATAACCAGAGACAATGACTTTTCGAATTCAACCATTAaggatgatttcctatgttttcttatcatttatcttaatgtttcttttttctttcaaatttcacaTAATTGTTTATAACCCCTATTCAACCAATATGGTCCGAAATTTTAACATTTGTGTCCATTCATATTCTGAAACCAAAatcactgtcaatataaaaaatattactgccaataatacgaataatcatgTCAGTAAAACTTATTGTCATGcaaaaatttataatgtaatgtttctaaccagtggcggtgcgtcaataagagcacaagtgcacgtgaacaccttgtttccattaatgaacgactagttttattatttgataccgtattgacgtagtggggatgtatatatcagaatcgagtattttaaacttcccgcatcttgcataaacttcttatgtaaacttggcaacatacgttcacgtacaagccgtgctcttttcgagatggttacaggaatttcacgcatgcgcgggagaaattttttttttaactggccgcttatgactcgtcaagatcacaaagtgttaagtgaacatgatgagtatctatcctacagatgtgaggtgcatcggtgcctatcgttcacgtgctatatctcgaggaggaaatttaaaagcctgtagatgtcagcatctgactgtaggaacgtttactttacgtagatgtgtgtgtacagtgctgctacgagagtgtagtttgtgaattactatacttaagtgtcggcataatagcatagtttggctttcaaacacgtgcaggctgactgtggtggtggtggtggtggtggtggtatgaatttaagtatctgtatggtagtgtataatatttaagaataatatttactggtatatatttatagtaatcaatctatgcgaatgggatt includes the following:
- the LOC138691822 gene encoding zinc finger protein 664-like isoform X1 yields the protein MMDGIKMEPVVDLLGSEPHNTCEIKENTTLSEEGDLSHLQVAGIKTECVDHSYDLTSEVKVEDTPDPVSFPIVKSEVESTPVPITFPMVKSEVDEDSFDLNRLHEEEKVEISAKEDKVLLDSNASNVKKSRSSECDVISRNEDELTQCCSNNLDSSIACKLSHESNKCNICNEVFATAQSLKRHLQTHSLINSLKCNICGKCFSSSGHLKSHSRIHTGKKPLKCDPCGKSSQLTSLKNQSRNHTGETAFKCDVCGKCFSVRWNLKIHSRIHTGEKPFKCDMCGKSFKHSATLKYHSRTHSGERPFKCNTCGKSYKDYGNLKYHSRTHSGERPFKCNTCGKSYKDYGNLKYHSHVHTGEKPFKCNVCGKCFSETRILKIHSRIHTR